In one Brassica oleracea var. oleracea cultivar TO1000 chromosome C9, BOL, whole genome shotgun sequence genomic region, the following are encoded:
- the LOC106315625 gene encoding NAD(P)H-quinone oxidoreductase subunit U, chloroplastic: MASLSPMTQLSLVHIPGESIPHHVPSTCSFPRKLTITKRIICSPARNSGETSTEGETDGGSSTAVDEAPKETPSLISALNVERALRGLPITDVDHYGRLGLLRNCSYDQVKIGYQDRVKELMEQGLEEEQLKNKMELVKDSYTILSSVEERRMYDWSLARSEKAERYIWPFEVDIMEPSREEPPPQEPEDVGPTRILGYFIGAWLVLGVALSVALNR, encoded by the exons ATGGCTTCCTTATCTCCGATGACTCAACTGTCGTTAGTCCACATTCCCGGCGAATCCATCCCCCACCACGTACCAAGCACGTGCTCTTTCCCGCGGAAGCTAACAATCACAAAACGGATTATCTGTTCGCCGGCGAGGAATTCCGGTGAGACGTCGACGGAGGGAGAGACCGACGGTGGATCTAGCACTGCCGTCGATGAGGCGCCGAAAGAGACGCCATCTTTGATCTCTGCTCTCAACGTCGAACGTGCTCTACGTGGCCTTC CCATTACAGATGTGGATCACTACGGTCGGCTTGGACTTCTCAGAAACTGTTCTTATGATCAG GTAAAAATTGGTTACCAAGATAGAGTTAAGGAGCTAATGGAACAAGGGTTAGAAGAAGAGCAACTCAAGAACAAGATGGAGCTTGTCAAA GACTCGTATACGATTTTGTCGTCCGTGGAAGAGAGGAGAATGTATGATTGGAGTCTAGCCAGAAGCGAAAAAGCAGAGCGGTACATTTGGCCGTTCGAGGTTGACATCATGGAACCGTCCAGGGAAGAGCCGCCTCCACAG GAACCAGAAGATGTAGGACCAACGAGGATTCTTGGATACTTCATTGGGGCATGGCTCGTCCTTGGTGTAGCCCTCTCTGTTGCACTCAATCGTTAG
- the LOC106317775 gene encoding CBL-interacting serine/threonine-protein kinase 26 isoform X2, whose amino-acid sequence MNRPKVQRRVGKYEVGKTIGQGSFAKVRYAKNTETGESVALKILDKEKVLKNKMSEQIRREISTMKLINHPNVVRLYEVLASKTKIYIVLEFGVGGELFDKIVHDGRLQEDAARKYFQQLINAVDYCHSRGVYHRDLKPENLLLDAQGNLKVSDFGLSALSRQGDGLLHTACGTPNYAAPEVLNDQGYDGATADLWSCGVILFVLLAGYLPFDESNLMTLYKKITAAEYTCPPWLSLGAKKLIVRILDPNPVTRISIQEILEDAWFKKNYKRPVFEEKEEANLDDVEAVFKDSEEHHVTEKKEEQPTSMNAFELISMSRALDLGNLFEEEEGYKRETRFAATGAANELVQKIEEASKPLGFDIQKKNYKMRLENVNAGRKGNLKVATEIFQVSPSLHMVEVRKTKGDTLEFHKFYKKLSTTLNDVVWKSGESSV is encoded by the exons ATGAATCGGCCCAAGGTACAGCGTCGTGTTGGTAAATATGAGGTTGGCAAAACCATTGGACAAGGCTCTTTTGCTAAAGTCAGGTATGCTAAGAACACCGAGACTGGAGAATCCGTGGCTCTCAAGATCCTTGATAAAGAGAAGGTTCTCAAAAACAAGATGTCTGAGCAG ATAAGGAGAGAAATCTCTACTATGAAGCTGATAAACCATCCCAATGTAGTGCGCCTCTACGAG GTTTTGGCGAGCAAGACAAAGATATATATTGTCCTAGAATTCGGCGTTGGTGGAGAGCTTTTTGACAAAATT GTGCATGATGGGCGCTTGCAAGAAGATGCAGCACGTAAATATTTTCAGCAGCTTATCAATGCAGTTGATTACTGCCACAGCAGGGGAGTTTACCACCGAGACTTAAAG CCGGAAAACTTGCTTCTAGATGCTCAAGGAAATCTCAAAGTCTCTGATTTTGGATTGAGTGCCTTGTCCAGACAA GGCGATGGTCTTCTTCACACTGCATGCGGAACTCCAAACTATGCTGCTCCTGAG GTTCTTAATGATCAAGGCTATGATGGGGCAACCGCAGACTTATGGTCCTGTGGAGTGATACTCTTTGTACTACTTGCTGGTTATCTGCCTTTCGATGAGTCTAATCTCATGACGCTGTATAAAAAG ATAACAGCTGCTGAATATACTTGTCCTCCTTGGCTCTCTCTTGGTGCCAAGAAATTGATCGTCCGAATCTTGGATCCAAACCCGGTTACT CGTATCTCAATTCAAGAGATTCTGGAAGATGCGTGGTTCAAGAAAAATTACAAGCGACCCGTTTTCGAGGAGAAAGAAGAAGCAAACTTGGATGATGTAGAAGCTGTTTTCAAAGATTCAGAA GAGCATCATGTCACAGAAAAGAAAGAGGAGCAGCCAACATCTATGAATGCCTTTGAGTTGATATCAATGTCGAGAGCTTTGGATCTCGGGAACTTGTTTGAAGAAGAAGAG GGATACAAGCGAGAAACAAGATTCGCAGCTACAGGCGCTGCTAACGAGTTAGTCCAGAAGATTGAAGAAGCTTCTAAGCCTCTTGGTTTCGATATTCAAAAGAAAAACTATAAG ATGAGACTTGAAAACGTGAATGCGGGAAGGAAGGGAAACCTAAAAGTGGCGACTGAG ATATTTCAAGTATCACCGTCTCTTCATATGGTAGAAGTTCGGAAAACAAAAGGAGATACATTAGAGTTCCATAAG TTCTACAAGAAGCTCTCGACCACACTTAATGATGTGGTTTGGAAATCCGGCGAGAGCTCTGTCTAA
- the LOC106317775 gene encoding CBL-interacting serine/threonine-protein kinase 26 isoform X1: MNRPKVQRRVGKYEVGKTIGQGSFAKVRYAKNTETGESVALKILDKEKVLKNKMSEQIRREISTMKLINHPNVVRLYEVLASKTKIYIVLEFGVGGELFDKIVHDGRLQEDAARKYFQQLINAVDYCHSRGVYHRDLKPENLLLDAQGNLKVSDFGLSALSRQVRGDGLLHTACGTPNYAAPEVLNDQGYDGATADLWSCGVILFVLLAGYLPFDESNLMTLYKKITAAEYTCPPWLSLGAKKLIVRILDPNPVTRISIQEILEDAWFKKNYKRPVFEEKEEANLDDVEAVFKDSEEHHVTEKKEEQPTSMNAFELISMSRALDLGNLFEEEEGYKRETRFAATGAANELVQKIEEASKPLGFDIQKKNYKMRLENVNAGRKGNLKVATEIFQVSPSLHMVEVRKTKGDTLEFHKFYKKLSTTLNDVVWKSGESSV; the protein is encoded by the exons ATGAATCGGCCCAAGGTACAGCGTCGTGTTGGTAAATATGAGGTTGGCAAAACCATTGGACAAGGCTCTTTTGCTAAAGTCAGGTATGCTAAGAACACCGAGACTGGAGAATCCGTGGCTCTCAAGATCCTTGATAAAGAGAAGGTTCTCAAAAACAAGATGTCTGAGCAG ATAAGGAGAGAAATCTCTACTATGAAGCTGATAAACCATCCCAATGTAGTGCGCCTCTACGAG GTTTTGGCGAGCAAGACAAAGATATATATTGTCCTAGAATTCGGCGTTGGTGGAGAGCTTTTTGACAAAATT GTGCATGATGGGCGCTTGCAAGAAGATGCAGCACGTAAATATTTTCAGCAGCTTATCAATGCAGTTGATTACTGCCACAGCAGGGGAGTTTACCACCGAGACTTAAAG CCGGAAAACTTGCTTCTAGATGCTCAAGGAAATCTCAAAGTCTCTGATTTTGGATTGAGTGCCTTGTCCAGACAAGTCAGG GGCGATGGTCTTCTTCACACTGCATGCGGAACTCCAAACTATGCTGCTCCTGAG GTTCTTAATGATCAAGGCTATGATGGGGCAACCGCAGACTTATGGTCCTGTGGAGTGATACTCTTTGTACTACTTGCTGGTTATCTGCCTTTCGATGAGTCTAATCTCATGACGCTGTATAAAAAG ATAACAGCTGCTGAATATACTTGTCCTCCTTGGCTCTCTCTTGGTGCCAAGAAATTGATCGTCCGAATCTTGGATCCAAACCCGGTTACT CGTATCTCAATTCAAGAGATTCTGGAAGATGCGTGGTTCAAGAAAAATTACAAGCGACCCGTTTTCGAGGAGAAAGAAGAAGCAAACTTGGATGATGTAGAAGCTGTTTTCAAAGATTCAGAA GAGCATCATGTCACAGAAAAGAAAGAGGAGCAGCCAACATCTATGAATGCCTTTGAGTTGATATCAATGTCGAGAGCTTTGGATCTCGGGAACTTGTTTGAAGAAGAAGAG GGATACAAGCGAGAAACAAGATTCGCAGCTACAGGCGCTGCTAACGAGTTAGTCCAGAAGATTGAAGAAGCTTCTAAGCCTCTTGGTTTCGATATTCAAAAGAAAAACTATAAG ATGAGACTTGAAAACGTGAATGCGGGAAGGAAGGGAAACCTAAAAGTGGCGACTGAG ATATTTCAAGTATCACCGTCTCTTCATATGGTAGAAGTTCGGAAAACAAAAGGAGATACATTAGAGTTCCATAAG TTCTACAAGAAGCTCTCGACCACACTTAATGATGTGGTTTGGAAATCCGGCGAGAGCTCTGTCTAA